A stretch of the Malus domestica chromosome 08, GDT2T_hap1 genome encodes the following:
- the LOC114826506 gene encoding patatin-like protein 2 codes for MERTTSIPLQPPTYGNLITVLSIDGGGIRGLIPGTILAFLESELQKLDGEDARLADYFDVISGTSTGGLVTAMLTTPDENNRPVFAAKDIKDFYLTETPKIFPQNTCWLFPYITKIIKSLTGPKYNGKYLHSLVRQKLGEKKLHQTLTNVVIPTFDIKNLQPTIFSSFEVKHKPSFDALVSDICIATSAAPTYLPAHYFETEDHNGNVKEFNLIDGGVAANNPTLVAIGEVTKQIIRGSPDFFPIKPMDYGRYLVISLGTGLPKAELKYDAHDAAKWGLLNWLTSGGSTPIINVFSHASADMVDLNLSVVFQALHSEKNYLRIQDDKLHGDVSSMDIATEKNLNNLVKVGEGLLKQPVSRVNLETGKFEACNHETNEEALIRFAKLLSEEKWLRLAKSPQGQCTAKPN; via the exons ATGGAAAGAACCACTAGCATTCCACTTCAGCCCCCAACTTATGGAAACCTAATCACTGTTCTAAGCATTGATGGGGGTGGAATAAGAGGACTTATCCCAGGAACCATCCTTGCTTTCCTAGAATCTGAGCTTCAG AAGCTGGATGGTGAGGATGCAAGACTTGCCGactattttgatgtgatttcaGGAACAAGTACAGGTGGTCTTGTGACTGCCATGCTAACAACTCCAGATGAGAATAACCGTCCTGTATTTGCTGCCAAAGATATAAAGGACTTCTACCTTACTGAGACCCCTAAAATCTTCCCCCAGAATAC TTGTTGGTTGTTTCCTTATATTACGAAGATTATCAAAAGTCTAACAGGACCAAAGTACAATGGGAAGTATCTGCATAGCTTGGTTAGGCAAAAGCTTGGTGAAAAAAAGCTCCACCAGACATTGACTAATGTTGTCATTCCTACATTTGACATAAAGAATCTCCAGCCAACAATCTTTTCTAGCTTTGAG GTGAAACATAAGCCATCTTTTGATGCCTTAGTCTCAGACATATGCATTGCAACCTCAGCAGCACCAACTTATCTTCCAGCTCATTATTTTGAAACCGAGGACCACAACGGAAATGTTAAAGAATTCAACCTAATCGATGGTGGAGTGGCTGCAAATAATCCG ACTTTAGTTGCTATTGGTGAAGTGACAAAGCAAATAATCAGGGGGAGCCCGGACTTCTTTCCTATCAAACCTATGGATTATGGACGATATCTAGTCATATCATTAGGAACTGGCTTACCAAAAGCTGAATTGAAATATGATGCCCATGATGCAGCTAAATGGGGCTTATTGAATTGGTTAACCAGCGGAGGCTCGACACCGATCATCAATGTTTTCAGTCACGCAAGTGCTGATATGGTTGATCTGAACCTTTCTGTGGTTTTCCAAGCCCTTCACTCGGAGAAAAATTACCTTCGAATTCAG GATGACAAGCTGCATGGGGACGTATCTTCTATGGATATAGCAACAGAGAAGAATCTGAACAATCTTGTGAAAGTTGGTGAAGGCCTATTGAAACAACCTGTTTCTAGGGTTAATTTAGAGACAGGAAAATTCGAAGCTTGTAATCATGAGACTAATGAAGAAGCTCTTATAAG GTTTGCAAAACTACTCTCTGAAGAGAAGTGGCTTCGTCTTGCAAAGTCGCCACAGGGTCAATGTACTGCAAAACCCAACTGA
- the LOC114826505 gene encoding patatin-like protein 2: MSSLFSQMERARSFLQSPTYGNLVTVLSIDGGGIRGIIPGTILSFLESELQKLDGEGARLADYFDVIAGTSTGGLVTAMLTTPDEHDRPLFSAKDINAFYLEHCPKIFPQDSAPLFGKAVDMVKAMTGPKYDGKYLHKIVKEKLGDKRLNDTLTNVVIPTFDIKRLQPTIFSSYEAKKNSSIDALLSDICIATSAAPTYLPAHHFETKTSTGETREFDLIDGAVAANNPALVAIGEVTREVHQGNSDFSFSMRPTDYGRFLVVSLGTGSAKCEEKYHANDVAKWGLVAWLTSGGSCPLVDVFTQASSDMVDFHIATVFQALNCEKSYLRIQDDTLEKTVSSVDIATEENLNNLIKVGEKLLKKPVSRVNLDTGVFEPAHQSTNEEALVRIAGILSRERKVREMRSPHGKGAVTSSN; encoded by the exons ATGTCTTCTCTTTTTTCTCAAATGGAGAGAGCAAGATCCTTTCTTCAGTCTCCCACTTATGGAAACCTCGTCACTGTTCTTAGCATTGACGGAGGTGGTATCCGAGGGATTATCCCCGGAACTATACTCAGCTTCCTGGAGTCTGAGCTTCAG AAGCTGGATGGTGAAGGTGCAAGGCTAGCAGATTACTTTGATGTGATTGCAGGGACTAGCACAGGTGGCCTGGTGACTGCCATGCTTACTACTCCAGATGAACATGATCGTCCCTTGTTCTCTGCTAAAGATATTAACGCTTTCTATCTCGAACACTGCCCGAAAATCTTCCCCCAGGACAG CGCTCCACTATTTGGTAAGGCCGTGGATATGGTAAAAGCTATGACAGGACCAAAGTATGATGGGAAGTATCTACATAAGatagtgaaggaaaaattaggAGACAAACGATTGAACGACACATTGACTAACGTTGTAATCCCAACTTTTGATATAAAGCGGCTCCAACCAACCATCTTCTCCAGCTATGAg GCCAAGAAGAACAGTAGCATAGATGCTTTACTCTCGGACATATGCATTGCAACTTCAGCAGCCCCAACTTATCTTCCAGCACATCATTTTGAAACAAAAACTTCCACTGGTGAAACAAGAGAATTCGATCTCATTGATGGTGCTGTCGCTGCTAATAACCCG GCTTTGGTTGCTATAGGCGAAGTGACGAGGGAAGTCCACCAGGGAAATTCCGACTTCAGCTTTTCCATGAGACCAACTGATTATGGTCGGTTCTTAGTTGTATCGTTGGGTACTGGTTCAGCAAAATGTGAGGAGAAGTACCATGCCAATGACGTAGCTAAATGGGGTCTTGTGGCATGGTTGACCAGCGGAGGTTCTTGTCCACTGGTCGATGTATTTACCCAAGCCAGTAGTGACATGGTAGATTTTCACATTGCCACTGTTTTCCAAGCTCTTAACTGTGAGAAAAGTTATCTCCGAATTCAG GATGATACATTGGAGAAGACAGTGTCTTCGGTGGACATTGCTACGGAGGAAAACTTGAATAATCTTATAAAAGTCGGAGAGAAATTGCTGAAAAAGCCTGTTTCTAGGGTGAATTTGGATACCGGTGTATTTGAACCAGCCCATCAATCTACAAATGAAGAGGCTCTCGTAAG GATTGCTGGAATTCTGTCTAGGGAGAGGAAAGTCCGTGAAATGAGATCACCACATGGAAAGGGCGCCGTAACCAGCTCCAACTGA